A genome region from Gopherus evgoodei ecotype Sinaloan lineage unplaced genomic scaffold, rGopEvg1_v1.p scaffold_35_arrow_ctg1, whole genome shotgun sequence includes the following:
- the LOC115641656 gene encoding transmembrane protein 100-like, whose product MSAPPAPSDHVTVNMATEEVQIQLCPDPRLVSTATGGVEGACHSCLLPFSVVAALIGVAVTALAYARDAQGLVLGVLGLSLLGAGVLGLAGSYMTYRCRGRKIRGWRRGSFTLLVGDQQQKKAVV is encoded by the coding sequence ATGTCTGCCCCCCCGGCGCCGTCTGACCACGTGACAGTGAACATGGCCACGGAAGAGGTCCAGATCCAGCTGTGCCCGGACCCACGTCTGGTGAGCACGGCTACGGGCGGCGTGGAAGGCGCCTGCCACAGCTGCCTCCTGCCCTTCAGCGTGGTGGCGGCGCTGATCGGGGTGGCGGTGACGGCCCTGGCCTACGCCCGGGATGCCCAGGGCTTGGTGCTGGGGGTGCTAGGGCTGTCCCTGCTGGGTGCCGGGGTGCTGGGCCTGGCCGGGAGCTACATGACCTACCGCTGCCGGGGCCGCAAGATCAGGGGCTGGAGACGCGGCAGCTTCACCCTGCTGGTGGGGGACCAGCAGCAGAAGAAGGCGGTGGTGTGA
- the RCVRN gene encoding recoverin, producing MGNSKSGALSKEILEDLKLNTKYTEDELCKWYESFQKQCPDGRISRAEFEKIYGNFFPNSDPKVYARHVFRSFDTNDDGTLDFREYIIALHLTSSGKTTLKLEWAFSLFDVDRNGEISKSEVLEIITAIFKMIPPEEQKMLAEDENTPQKRADKLWHYFKKGENDKIAEGEFISGVMKNEAIMNLIQYEPKK from the exons ATGGGGAACAGTAAAAGCGGGGCGCTGTCCAAGGAGATCCTGGAGGACCTGAAGCTCAACACCAAGTACACGGAGGACGAGCTGTGCAAGTGGTACGAGAGCTTCCAGAAGCAGTGCCCGGACGGGCGCATCAGCCGGGCCGAGTTCGAGAAGATCTACGGCAACTTCTTCCCCAACTCGGACCCCAAGGTCTACGCCCGGCACGTCTTCCGCAGCTTCGACACCAACGACGACGGGACGCTGGACTTCCGGGAGTACATCATCGCCCTGCACCTCACCTCCTCCGGCAAGACCACCCTCAAGCTGGAGTGGGCCTTCTCCCTCTTCGACGTCGACCGCAATGGGGAGATCAGCAAGAGCGAGGTGCTGGAGATCATCACG GCAATATTTAAGATGATTCCCCCTGAAGAGCAGAAAATGCTCGCTGAGGATGAAAACACCCCCCAGAAACGAGCCGACAAGCTCTGGCACTATTTCAAAAAGGGGGAAAACG acaaaATCGCCGAGGGGGAGTTCATCTCCGGGGTGATGAAGAACGAAGCCATCATGAATCTGATCCAATACGAACCCAAGAAATAG
- the RPL28 gene encoding 60S ribosomal protein L28, with translation MSAHLQWMIVRNCSSFLLKRNKQTYSTEPNNLKARNSFRYNGLIHRKTVGVEPAANGKGIVVVLKKRAGQRKPATSYDKTTINKNARATLSSLRHIIRKNKYRKDLRMAALRRASAILRSQKPVVVKKKRTRATKTA, from the exons ATGTCGGCCCATCTGCAGTGGATGATCGTTCGCAACTGCTCCAGCTTCCTGCTCAAGCGGAACAAACAGACCTACAGCACC GAGCCGAACAACCTGAAGGCCCGAAACTCCTTCCGCTACAACGGGCTGATCCATCGCAAGACGGTCGGCGTGGAGCCCGCGGCCAACGGGAAGGGGATCGTGGTGGTGCTGAAGAAACGGGCAG gccagcgcAAGCCAGCCACGTCCTATGATAAGACGACCATTAACAAGAACGCCCGGGCTACGCTCAGCAGCCTGCGTCACATCATCCGCAAAAACAAGTACCGCAAGGATCTGCGCATG GCTGCTCTGCGCCGCGCCAGCGCCATCCTGCGGAGCCAGAAGCCGGTGGTGGTGAAGAAGAAGAGAACCAGGGCTACCAAGACTGCGTGA